One Gottschalkia purinilytica DNA segment encodes these proteins:
- a CDS encoding sigma-70 family RNA polymerase sigma factor, translated as MYSEIARLYKESLEGKDQSIGKLIVNLKPLIINSIKKYYNNYNLFDDLIQEGNEIILRVLKTMTFESEKHFLGYVKNALRFHYLDKHKQKNMDISLNQTISQDEKIEMIDTIIDESLTQEEMVIKNEEVNILWKGILSLTERQQEIITLYYIERKPIEYIARTLNISYRTVVNTKSTALKRLKKIITKK; from the coding sequence ATGTATTCGGAAATCGCAAGATTATATAAGGAGTCTTTGGAAGGAAAAGATCAATCTATTGGAAAGTTAATAGTAAATTTAAAGCCATTAATTATAAATTCAATTAAAAAATATTATAATAACTACAATTTATTTGATGATCTTATTCAAGAAGGAAATGAAATTATTTTAAGAGTTTTAAAGACAATGACGTTTGAAAGTGAGAAACACTTTTTAGGATATGTAAAAAATGCTCTTAGATTTCATTACTTGGACAAGCATAAGCAAAAAAATATGGATATATCTTTGAATCAAACTATATCACAAGATGAAAAGATAGAGATGATAGATACTATAATAGATGAATCATTAACTCAAGAAGAAATGGTTATTAAGAACGAAGAAGTAAATATACTATGGAAGGGAATATTATCTCTGACAGAAAGACAACAAGAGATTATTACACTTTATTATATAGAAAGAAAACCTATAGAATATATAGCTAGAACTTTAAATATTTCATACAGAACTGTAGTTAATACAAAATCGACTGCTCTTAAAAGACTAAAAAAAATAATAACTAAAAAATAA